The Iamia majanohamensis genome window below encodes:
- a CDS encoding DM13 domain-containing protein, translating to MSPAPLPDPTSSTEAAPPRHRRRWLWGGVAVAGVAVAAVLAFGVFGVQTLVVDDTVDEGALELDSGAVIPEDGPVADGSGPSTSAPPAPEVELEADADAGAPAPPPATTEPAVTLVATGGFTGEDHPGEGTANIYTDGTQGVVRFEDDFATDNGPDLFAVVYVGDERIELGRLKGNRGSQNYVLPEGVDPAAVDAVSVWCKRFDSTFTTATVA from the coding sequence GTGAGCCCCGCCCCCCTCCCCGACCCGACGTCGAGCACCGAGGCCGCACCCCCGCGCCACCGGCGCCGGTGGCTGTGGGGAGGGGTGGCCGTCGCCGGGGTCGCAGTCGCCGCCGTCCTCGCCTTCGGGGTCTTCGGCGTGCAGACCCTCGTCGTCGACGACACCGTCGACGAGGGCGCCCTGGAGCTCGACTCCGGCGCGGTCATCCCCGAAGACGGCCCCGTCGCCGACGGCTCGGGTCCGTCGACCAGCGCCCCGCCCGCCCCCGAGGTGGAGCTGGAGGCCGATGCCGACGCCGGGGCCCCGGCCCCGCCGCCGGCGACCACCGAGCCCGCCGTTACCCTGGTGGCCACGGGCGGCTTCACGGGCGAGGACCACCCGGGCGAGGGGACGGCGAACATCTACACCGACGGCACCCAGGGCGTGGTGCGCTTCGAGGACGACTTCGCCACGGACAACGGGCCCGACCTCTTCGCCGTCGTGTACGTGGGTGACGAGCGGATCGAGCTGGGCCGGCTGAAGGGCAACCGGGGCAGCCAGAACTACGTGCTGCCCGAGGGCGTCGACCCCGCCGCCGTCGACGCCGTGTCGGTGTGGTGCAAGCGCTTCGACTCCACCTTCACCACCGCCACCGTGGCCTGA
- the hemH gene encoding ferrochelatase, whose product MTPAVGVVVMAYGTPARPEDIEGYYTHIRRGRPPEPEQLADLTRRYQALGGTSSLARRTADQVAAIAAALEERAPGRFAVALGQKHAAPFVEDGAAALAEQGVGDVVGLVLAPHFSGFSVGVYQGRLAEAVAGHGGRHAGIESWADEPAWLDFTATAVTDALADLPEATKVLFTAHSLPERVLVEDPYPRLLADSARAVARRAGLAPWAGWGLAWQSAGRTPEPWRGPDILQVLRDLADTGRADGVLVCPQGFVTDHLEVGYDLDIEARGVADEVGLAFARTRTVDADPAVMGALADRVVATADAAFGP is encoded by the coding sequence GTGACCCCGGCCGTGGGCGTGGTGGTGATGGCCTACGGCACCCCCGCCCGCCCCGAGGACATCGAGGGCTACTACACCCACATCCGCCGGGGACGGCCGCCCGAGCCCGAGCAGCTGGCCGACCTCACCCGTCGCTACCAGGCCCTGGGGGGCACCTCCTCGCTCGCCCGCCGCACCGCCGACCAGGTGGCCGCCATCGCCGCCGCCCTGGAGGAGCGGGCGCCGGGGCGGTTCGCAGTGGCCCTGGGCCAGAAGCACGCCGCCCCCTTCGTCGAGGACGGGGCCGCCGCCCTCGCCGAGCAGGGCGTCGGCGACGTCGTGGGCCTGGTCCTCGCCCCCCACTTCTCCGGCTTCAGCGTCGGCGTCTACCAGGGCCGCCTGGCCGAGGCCGTGGCCGGCCACGGCGGACGCCACGCGGGCATCGAGTCCTGGGCCGACGAGCCGGCCTGGCTCGACTTCACCGCCACCGCCGTCACCGACGCCCTGGCCGACCTGCCCGAGGCCACCAAGGTCCTGTTCACCGCCCACAGCCTCCCCGAGCGGGTGCTGGTCGAGGACCCCTACCCCCGCCTCCTGGCCGACAGCGCCCGGGCCGTGGCCCGTCGGGCCGGCCTCGCCCCCTGGGCCGGCTGGGGCCTGGCTTGGCAGAGCGCGGGCCGGACCCCCGAGCCGTGGCGGGGCCCGGACATCCTCCAGGTGCTTCGCGACCTGGCCGACACGGGCCGGGCCGACGGCGTCCTGGTGTGCCCGCAGGGCTTCGTCACCGACCACCTCGAGGTCGGCTACGACCTCGACATCGAGGCCAGGGGCGTGGCCGACGAGGTGGGCCTGGCCTTCGCCCGCACCCGCACCGTCGACGCCGACCCCGCGGTCATGGGCGCCCTCGCCGACCGGGTGGTGGCCACCGCCGACGCCGCCTTCGGTCCCTGA
- a CDS encoding MerR family transcriptional regulator: MPTPTLLSTAEAAKRADVNVRTIHRWVEQGRLAPLHKLPGGTGAYLFTPDAVDLAALRKGAA, from the coding sequence ATGCCCACCCCGACCCTGCTCTCCACCGCAGAGGCCGCCAAGCGTGCCGACGTCAACGTCCGCACCATCCACCGCTGGGTCGAGCAGGGGCGGCTCGCACCGCTCCACAAGCTCCCCGGCGGCACCGGCGCCTACCTGTTCACCCCCGACGCCGTCGACCTCGCGGCCCTCCGCAAGGGGGCCGCATGA
- a CDS encoding HelD family protein, with product MGLRRTWGTTLHPELEAEQAYIDFAYECLAAARDRASSLRTMVEVGRGGTEQARFEREVIFDSIAQRLGQLELGDATLCFGRIDTEPEAAAPAPGGVVNGHGPPVTNGHGPAAATDAARADGALPAGPPPAPPGPAGGAGDTFYIGRVAVSDANQEVVVVDWRAPVAEPFYRATGRSPMGLARRRHFATRGRRLLGIEDELFGERALGLGRDDGISGHGALIAALETARSGRLGDIVATIQGEQDEIIRAPMPGVLVVQGGPGTGKTVVALHRAAYLLYTHRFPLEDQGVLVIGPNRLFLGYIEQVLPSLGEAGVQLAVLADLVDTVAVRGRDDPLPARVKGDARMVKVLAKAVRDRKRPLRRDLVVGYGLTHLRLTVAQSERIVADARRRARHHNGGRRFVEQGVWEALADSARTPVDPGEVRSRLRHTPEVREALERMWPVLTPAQLLHDLYGSHALLELAGRRHLSDEEVASLVRPRSESVEAVTWTVDDVPVLDEARALLGATPRGRRNGDTDDLRTYGHIIVDEAQDLSPMQLRMLTRRSLNGSMTVVGDIAQSTGAWAHASWDEVLDLLPERRPPRRAELTVGYRIPGPNMALAARVLAEAAPEISPPQSVREDGRDPHVVQVAEADLAAQVAATTITELAEAGTGNLGVICPGSLTDRVSEALTRAGVDHGVALTQGLSQQVTVVPVNMVKGLELDATVVVEPALVVEEEPQGMRSLYVALTRATKLLSVVHALPLPAAMAPEGATA from the coding sequence GTGGGACTGCGACGGACCTGGGGGACCACCCTGCACCCCGAGCTCGAGGCCGAACAGGCCTACATCGACTTCGCCTACGAGTGCCTGGCCGCGGCCCGGGACCGGGCGAGCAGCCTCCGCACCATGGTGGAGGTGGGCCGCGGCGGCACCGAGCAGGCCCGGTTCGAGCGCGAGGTGATCTTCGACTCCATCGCCCAGCGCCTGGGCCAGCTGGAGCTGGGCGACGCCACCCTCTGCTTCGGCCGCATCGACACCGAGCCCGAGGCGGCGGCCCCGGCGCCGGGCGGGGTGGTGAACGGCCACGGCCCGCCCGTGACCAACGGCCACGGCCCGGCCGCCGCGACCGACGCCGCCCGGGCCGACGGGGCCCTGCCCGCCGGTCCGCCCCCGGCGCCGCCCGGTCCCGCCGGCGGCGCGGGCGACACCTTCTACATCGGCCGGGTCGCGGTGTCCGACGCCAACCAGGAGGTCGTGGTCGTCGACTGGCGGGCGCCGGTGGCCGAGCCCTTCTACCGGGCCACCGGCCGGTCCCCCATGGGCCTGGCCCGCCGCCGCCACTTCGCCACCCGGGGCCGGCGGCTGCTCGGCATCGAGGACGAGCTGTTCGGCGAGCGGGCCCTCGGCCTCGGCCGCGACGACGGCATCTCCGGCCACGGCGCCCTCATCGCCGCCCTGGAGACGGCCCGCTCCGGGCGCCTGGGCGACATCGTGGCCACCATCCAGGGCGAGCAGGACGAGATCATCCGGGCGCCCATGCCCGGGGTGCTGGTGGTCCAGGGCGGGCCGGGCACCGGCAAGACCGTCGTCGCCCTCCACCGGGCCGCCTACCTCCTCTACACCCATCGGTTCCCGCTCGAGGACCAGGGCGTGCTCGTCATCGGGCCCAACCGCCTCTTCCTCGGCTACATCGAGCAGGTCCTGCCCTCGCTCGGCGAGGCCGGGGTGCAGCTGGCGGTGCTCGCCGACCTGGTCGACACCGTGGCCGTCCGGGGTCGCGACGACCCCCTCCCGGCGCGGGTCAAGGGCGATGCCCGCATGGTGAAGGTGCTGGCCAAGGCGGTCCGCGACCGCAAGCGCCCGCTGCGGCGCGACCTGGTGGTGGGCTACGGCCTCACCCACCTCCGCCTCACCGTGGCCCAGTCCGAGCGCATCGTGGCCGACGCCCGGCGCCGGGCCCGGCACCACAACGGGGGACGCCGCTTCGTCGAGCAGGGGGTGTGGGAGGCGCTGGCCGACAGCGCCCGCACCCCCGTCGACCCGGGTGAGGTGCGCAGCCGCCTGCGCCACACCCCGGAGGTCCGCGAGGCGCTCGAGCGCATGTGGCCGGTGCTCACCCCGGCCCAGCTGCTCCACGACCTCTACGGGTCCCACGCCCTGCTCGAGCTGGCGGGGCGCCGGCACCTGAGCGACGAGGAGGTCGCCTCGCTCGTGCGGCCCCGGTCGGAGTCGGTCGAGGCCGTCACCTGGACCGTCGACGACGTCCCGGTGCTCGACGAGGCCCGGGCCCTGCTCGGGGCCACCCCGAGGGGCCGCCGCAACGGCGACACCGACGACCTCCGCACCTACGGCCACATCATCGTGGACGAGGCCCAGGACCTCTCGCCCATGCAGCTGCGGATGCTCACCCGCCGCTCGCTCAACGGGTCCATGACGGTGGTGGGCGACATCGCCCAGTCGACCGGGGCCTGGGCCCACGCCTCGTGGGACGAGGTCCTCGACCTGCTCCCCGAGCGTCGGCCGCCCCGGCGGGCCGAGCTCACCGTCGGCTACCGCATCCCGGGTCCGAACATGGCCCTGGCCGCCCGGGTGCTGGCCGAGGCCGCGCCGGAGATCTCGCCGCCGCAGTCGGTGCGGGAGGACGGACGGGACCCGCACGTCGTGCAGGTGGCCGAGGCCGACCTGGCCGCCCAGGTGGCGGCCACCACGATCACCGAGCTGGCCGAGGCCGGCACCGGCAACCTGGGGGTGATCTGCCCGGGCTCGCTCACCGACCGGGTGAGCGAGGCCCTGACCCGGGCCGGGGTCGACCACGGCGTGGCCCTCACCCAGGGCCTCTCCCAGCAGGTGACGGTGGTGCCGGTGAACATGGTGAAGGGCCTCGAGCTCGACGCCACCGTGGTGGTGGAGCCCGCCCTGGTGGTGGAGGAGGAGCCCCAGGGCATGCGGTCGCTCTACGTCGCCCTCACCCGGGCCACCAAGCTGCTGAGCGTCGTCCACGCCCTGCCCCTCCCGGCGGCCATGGCCCCCGAGGGTGCGACGGCCTGA
- the hemG gene encoding protoporphyrinogen oxidase, which produces MAVLVAGGGISGLAAALHLVEAGAEVVLVEPDDRLGGMVRTSTFAGRAVDEGADAFLVRTPAALDLARRVGLGDDLVHPAQRRALVWQGDALHLLPPQVMGVPIDVEALAATGLVTADGLDRLRRDLTAPATPLPDHDVTIDEALGPRLGPEVMAHLVDPLVGGINAGATARQSLAAVTPQLDRARRDAAHASLVEACRAQVAAARAAGADPDAPIFATPLGGMARLPAAVAAAAEATGRLEVRLGVGLASLSPGPRAELTDGTGLDVDGVVVATPGWAAAEVLADLAPAAATTLGAVEHTSVAFVRVALRPEAVGRPVDGSGVLVPRSQGRAVTACSWASGKWAHLAPDRGDGTVVVRAAVGRDDDQGAVGLDDDDLAGVVVDDLTAMLDLREPPAEVDVRRWPRAFPQYHPGHLDRVARLEADLAAAAPTVALAGMHLRGVGIPASVGGAQAAAARVLAALDGS; this is translated from the coding sequence GTGGCCGTCCTCGTCGCCGGTGGGGGGATCAGCGGCCTGGCCGCCGCGCTCCACCTGGTCGAGGCGGGGGCCGAGGTCGTCCTGGTCGAGCCCGACGACCGCCTGGGCGGCATGGTCCGCACGTCGACCTTCGCCGGGCGGGCCGTCGACGAGGGCGCCGACGCCTTCCTCGTCCGCACCCCCGCGGCGCTCGACCTGGCCCGCCGGGTCGGCCTGGGCGACGACCTGGTGCACCCGGCGCAGCGTCGGGCGCTGGTCTGGCAGGGCGACGCCCTGCACCTCCTGCCCCCGCAGGTCATGGGCGTGCCCATCGACGTCGAGGCCCTGGCCGCCACCGGCCTGGTCACCGCCGACGGCCTGGACCGGCTGCGGCGCGACCTCACCGCGCCGGCCACCCCGCTCCCCGACCACGACGTCACCATCGACGAGGCGCTCGGGCCCCGGCTCGGCCCCGAGGTCATGGCCCACCTGGTCGACCCCCTCGTCGGGGGCATCAACGCCGGGGCCACCGCCCGCCAGAGCCTGGCCGCGGTGACCCCGCAGCTGGACCGGGCCCGGCGCGACGCCGCCCACGCCAGCCTGGTCGAGGCCTGCCGGGCCCAGGTGGCGGCGGCCCGGGCCGCGGGCGCCGACCCCGATGCCCCCATCTTCGCCACGCCCCTCGGGGGCATGGCCCGGCTCCCGGCCGCGGTGGCCGCCGCGGCCGAGGCCACCGGGCGCCTCGAGGTCCGCCTCGGCGTCGGCCTGGCCTCGCTCTCCCCCGGCCCCCGGGCCGAGCTCACCGACGGGACGGGCCTCGACGTCGACGGCGTGGTCGTGGCCACGCCGGGCTGGGCCGCGGCCGAGGTCCTGGCCGACCTGGCCCCGGCGGCGGCCACGACGCTCGGCGCGGTGGAGCACACGTCGGTGGCCTTCGTCCGGGTCGCCCTCCGACCCGAGGCCGTGGGCCGGCCGGTCGACGGCAGCGGGGTGCTCGTGCCCCGCTCGCAGGGCCGGGCCGTCACCGCCTGCTCGTGGGCCTCGGGGAAGTGGGCCCACCTCGCCCCCGACCGGGGCGACGGCACCGTCGTGGTGCGCGCCGCGGTCGGCCGCGACGACGACCAGGGCGCGGTCGGGCTCGACGACGACGACCTGGCCGGCGTGGTGGTCGACGACCTCACCGCCATGCTCGACCTGCGCGAGCCGCCAGCCGAGGTCGACGTCCGCCGCTGGCCCCGGGCCTTCCCCCAGTACCACCCGGGCCACCTCGACCGGGTGGCCCGACTCGAGGCCGACCTGGCCGCCGCCGCCCCCACCGTGGCCCTCGCCGGCATGCACCTCCGGGGCGTCGGCATCCCCGCCTCCGTCGGAGGCGCCCAAGCCGCCGCGGCCCGCGTCCTCGCCGCCCTCGACGGCTCCTGA
- the lnt gene encoding apolipoprotein N-acyltransferase, which translates to MSEDTAPADAGPPGATGAAAEGTSARPPLAVRARRPLMALGAGLLLALSLPPWGWWPLAVVGIALLDRALDGAGPGARFRRAWLTGFGLLAPSTSWMFSFTPPGYVIEVVAFSAFLGAFVALLPSSRWRWVGLPGAWVLFEGLKGRWPFGGVPLSELAVGQVAGPLAGPARLGGVLLIGLLTVTLGVALSAATVRAWRPAAVALAAVVVVAGLAAVAPRGAETGESITVAYVQGGGEQGTVDAETDDREVFEAHLDASAAVPVGTDLTLWPENVVNVDGPLADEREGEELAELARRLDTTLIVGAVEGDGPDAFRNSSIVYDSDGTVVGRYEKVRRVPFGEYVPLRGLLAPLAGDALPSKDAVPGTETNTLDTPAGRVGIVISWEVFFGDRGRDAISGRGEVGELLLNPTNGSSYPGTLVQTQQVNASRLRAIETGRWEVQAAPTGFSAFVSPEGDVFQRSAVSERRVETRDVPLRDGRTLYLRWGEWPTLLLAVALLAASRAAPALLARRRPAGAPATG; encoded by the coding sequence ATGAGCGAGGACACCGCCCCGGCCGACGCCGGCCCCCCGGGCGCCACCGGCGCGGCCGCCGAGGGCACCTCGGCGCGCCCGCCGCTGGCGGTGCGGGCCCGGCGCCCCCTCATGGCCCTCGGCGCCGGCCTGCTCCTCGCCCTCTCGCTCCCCCCGTGGGGCTGGTGGCCCCTCGCCGTGGTGGGCATCGCCCTGCTGGACCGCGCCCTCGACGGCGCCGGGCCGGGCGCCCGGTTCCGACGGGCCTGGCTCACGGGCTTCGGGCTCCTCGCCCCCTCGACGTCGTGGATGTTCTCCTTCACCCCGCCCGGCTACGTGATCGAGGTCGTCGCCTTCTCCGCCTTCCTCGGGGCCTTCGTGGCCCTGCTCCCCTCCAGCCGCTGGCGCTGGGTGGGCCTGCCCGGGGCGTGGGTGCTCTTCGAGGGGCTCAAGGGCCGGTGGCCCTTCGGCGGGGTCCCGCTGTCGGAGCTGGCCGTGGGCCAGGTCGCAGGGCCCCTCGCCGGCCCCGCCCGCCTGGGCGGGGTCCTGCTCATCGGGCTGCTCACGGTGACCCTCGGGGTCGCCCTCAGCGCGGCCACGGTGCGGGCCTGGAGGCCCGCCGCGGTGGCCCTGGCCGCGGTGGTGGTCGTGGCCGGCCTGGCCGCCGTCGCCCCCCGGGGCGCGGAGACCGGGGAGAGCATCACCGTGGCCTACGTCCAGGGAGGCGGCGAGCAGGGCACCGTCGACGCCGAGACCGACGACCGCGAGGTCTTCGAGGCCCACCTGGACGCGTCCGCCGCCGTCCCCGTCGGCACCGATCTCACCCTCTGGCCCGAGAACGTGGTCAACGTCGACGGCCCCCTGGCCGACGAGCGCGAGGGCGAGGAGCTGGCCGAGCTGGCCCGCCGGCTCGACACCACCCTCATCGTGGGGGCGGTGGAGGGCGACGGGCCCGACGCCTTCCGCAACTCGTCGATCGTCTACGACAGCGACGGCACCGTGGTCGGCCGCTACGAGAAGGTCCGACGGGTGCCGTTCGGGGAGTACGTGCCCCTGCGGGGCCTGCTCGCCCCCCTCGCCGGCGACGCCCTGCCCTCCAAGGACGCCGTGCCCGGCACCGAGACCAACACCCTCGACACCCCGGCCGGGCGGGTGGGCATCGTCATCTCCTGGGAGGTGTTCTTCGGCGACCGGGGCCGCGACGCCATCTCCGGCCGGGGCGAGGTGGGCGAGCTGCTCCTCAACCCGACCAACGGCTCCAGCTACCCGGGCACCCTGGTGCAGACCCAGCAGGTGAACGCCAGCCGCCTCCGGGCCATCGAGACCGGCCGCTGGGAGGTGCAGGCCGCCCCCACCGGGTTCAGCGCCTTCGTGTCCCCGGAGGGCGACGTGTTCCAGCGCAGCGCGGTGAGCGAGCGGCGGGTCGAGACCCGCGACGTCCCGCTCCGCGACGGCCGCACCCTCTACCTCCGGTGGGGCGAGTGGCCCACCCTCCTGCTCGCCGTGGCCCTTCTTGCCGCCAGCCGGGCCGCCCCCGCCCTCCTCGCCCGTCGCCGACCCGCCGGAGCGCCGGCGACCGGGTGA
- a CDS encoding D-aminoacyl-tRNA deacylase: MRALVQRVTSASVTVDGDEVGAIGPGLCAFVGVTHDDTPAEAERLADKLWHLRVFPDPGDPDARMDRGVGQAGGQVLVVSQFTL; this comes from the coding sequence GTGAGGGCGCTGGTGCAGCGGGTGACCTCGGCGTCGGTGACCGTCGACGGGGACGAGGTGGGGGCCATCGGCCCCGGGCTGTGCGCCTTCGTGGGGGTCACCCACGACGACACCCCGGCGGAGGCGGAGCGACTCGCCGACAAGCTCTGGCACCTCCGGGTGTTCCCGGACCCGGGCGACCCCGACGCCCGCATGGACCGGGGGGTGGGCCAGGCCGGGGGCCAGGTGCTCGTCGTCTCGCAGTTCACGCTGTAG
- a CDS encoding helix-turn-helix domain-containing protein: MTTTAPLHTETRTVPVWTLGDRLGKALDHAGIKVGDMAAYLDVGRNTVGNYIAGRTQPSRATVLAWAMRTGIDPTWLETGELPTLSPDGTPAQGGSPTA; the protein is encoded by the coding sequence ATGACCACGACTGCACCCCTGCACACAGAGACCCGAACCGTCCCTGTCTGGACGTTGGGCGACCGGTTGGGCAAGGCCCTCGACCACGCCGGCATCAAGGTCGGCGACATGGCCGCCTACCTCGACGTCGGCCGGAACACGGTCGGCAACTACATCGCCGGACGCACCCAGCCCTCACGGGCCACGGTGCTCGCCTGGGCGATGCGGACCGGGATCGACCCGACGTGGCTGGAGACCGGCGAGCTGCCGACCCTCAGCCCCGACGGCACGCCTGCGCAGGGGGGTTCGCCTACAGCGTGA
- the hemE gene encoding uroporphyrinogen decarboxylase — protein MPVPADAPFLRACRAEPGPTVPVWFMRQAGRSLPEYREVRGEGSILDAIRIPDLATEITLQPVRRYGVDAAVLYSDIVTPVAAIGFGVDITPGVGPVVERPFASAADLERLRPLEPEVDLPYVLETVGNLVHELDEVPLVGFAGAPFTVASYLVEGAPTRTWTKTKALMHTDPGLWEALVDRLADQALASLRAQVGAGASAVQLFDSWAGALTPSDYERFALPASTKVLEGVADLGVPRVHFGVATGELLPLMQQAGADVVGVDWRVPLDAARARLAPDTVLQGNLDPALVVAGWEPTAEGARDVLRRNDGHPGHIFNLGHGVLPETDPEVLERLVELVHDEGRADAQPSLLGAEAPS, from the coding sequence GTGCCCGTCCCCGCCGACGCCCCGTTCCTCCGCGCCTGTCGGGCCGAGCCCGGCCCGACGGTGCCGGTGTGGTTCATGCGCCAGGCCGGGCGGTCCCTCCCGGAGTACCGGGAGGTGCGGGGCGAGGGCAGCATCCTCGACGCCATCCGCATCCCGGACCTGGCCACCGAGATCACCCTCCAGCCCGTGCGCCGCTACGGCGTCGACGCCGCCGTCCTCTACTCCGACATCGTCACCCCCGTCGCCGCCATCGGCTTCGGCGTCGACATCACCCCCGGCGTGGGCCCGGTGGTCGAGCGCCCCTTCGCCTCGGCCGCCGACCTGGAGCGCCTCCGCCCCCTCGAGCCCGAGGTCGACCTGCCCTACGTCCTCGAGACGGTGGGCAACCTCGTCCACGAGCTCGACGAGGTGCCGCTGGTCGGCTTCGCCGGCGCCCCGTTCACCGTGGCCAGCTACCTGGTCGAGGGCGCCCCGACCCGCACCTGGACCAAGACCAAGGCCCTGATGCACACCGACCCCGGCCTGTGGGAGGCGCTGGTCGACCGCCTGGCCGACCAGGCCCTGGCCAGCCTGCGGGCCCAGGTGGGGGCGGGCGCCTCGGCCGTCCAGCTGTTCGACTCCTGGGCCGGCGCCCTCACCCCGTCGGACTACGAGCGCTTCGCCCTGCCCGCCAGCACCAAGGTCCTCGAGGGGGTGGCCGACCTGGGCGTGCCCCGGGTCCACTTCGGGGTGGCCACCGGCGAGCTCCTCCCGCTCATGCAGCAGGCCGGGGCCGACGTGGTCGGCGTCGACTGGCGGGTGCCGCTCGACGCGGCCCGGGCCCGCCTGGCCCCCGACACGGTGCTGCAGGGCAACCTCGACCCCGCCCTCGTCGTCGCCGGGTGGGAGCCCACCGCCGAGGGGGCCCGCGACGTCCTGCGGCGCAACGACGGCCACCCCGGCCACATCTTCAACCTGGGCCACGGCGTGCTCCCCGAGACCGACCCCGAGGTGCTGGAGCGCCTCGTCGAGCTGGTCCACGACGAGGGCCGGGCCGACGCCCAGCCCTCGCTCCTCGGCGCGGAGGCGCCGTCGTGA